Proteins encoded in a region of the Zea mays cultivar B73 chromosome 2, Zm-B73-REFERENCE-NAM-5.0, whole genome shotgun sequence genome:
- the LOC103647514 gene encoding uncharacterized protein, which yields MASSPWLRTAGAAPVPPPEAAAAAATAAATPAPTSEQHRVKEEGNAAAATVPKQEEAKLHLPRDNDSEAVTQEHGQKINRYQAILAARLKAKFFSKKAFDRGNIFESETIVGGETIRSSRWPCTRSFANPEFFSRDKNSHEKGNSPSSAADFSAKNNSPPLAGEASPKNNASALVTENNLTTGNRQQSKKN from the exons ATGGCTTCCTCCCCGTGGCTGCGCACCGCCGGTGCCGCCCCTGTCCCGCCGCCAGaagcagcagcagctgctgctACCGCCGCCGCCACCCCCGCCCCGACGTCGGAGCAACACCGGGTTAAG GAGGAAGGAAACGCTGCCGCCGCGACTGTACCGAAGCAGGAGGAGGCCAAGCTCCACTTGCCGCGGGACAACGACTC AGAAGCAGTAACCCAAGAGCATGGACAAAAAATCAATAGATATCAAGCAATCCTTGCAGCCCGTCTGAAGGCTAAGTTTTTCTCTAAGAAGGCTTTTGACAGAG GGAACATTTTTGAATCAGAAACCATTGTTGGAGGTGAAACAATTCGGTCAAGCAG GTGGCCATGTACAAGATCATTTGCAAACCCAGAATTTTTTTCCCGCGACAAGAACAGCCATGAGAAGGGAAATTCTCCATCTTCAGCAGCAGATTTCTCTGCCAAGAACAACTCTCCACCCTTGGCTGGTGAAGCCTCACCAAAGAATAATGCTAGTGCTTTGGTCACAGAAAACAATTTAACAACTGGAAATAGACAGCAATCCAAGAAGAATTGA
- the LOC103647515 gene encoding basic leucine zipper 43 gives MLHQHHYHGGVASLHCLSYPDQAFHAHYHSNMIAVPPTPLFHPPPPTFEPPIHEAPAVAAAGNSPAGSGSSTDDAYGGRTAMAEAERRRRRMVSNRESARRSRMRKQRQLTELCAQVVHLRGANRRRLDELNRALRGCSDMCCENARLQKEKTDLSTKLERLTQAQNAATPSSSSEPQHDTLTLLLNKFNLIFPF, from the coding sequence ATGCTGCACCAGCACCATTACCATGGAGGAGTGGCTAGCCTTCACTGCCTCTCGTATCCGGACCAGGCATTCCACGCTCACTACCACAGCAACATGATCGCCGTGCCGCCCACTCCATTATTCCACCCTCCTCCTCCTACCTTTGAACCTCCTATCCACGAAGCACCGGCTGTCGCCGCCGCCGGCAACAGCCCAGCCGGCTCCGGCAGCAGCACCGATGACGCTTACGGCGGCCGCACGGCAATGGCGGAGGCTGAGCGGAGGCGGCGGAGGATGGTCTCCAACCGGGAGTCGGCCAGGAGGTCACGCATGCGCAAGCAGCGGCAGCTCACCGAGCTGTGCGCGCAGGTCGTCCACCTCCGCGGTGCCAACCGCCGCCGCCTCGACGAGCTGAACCGCGCACTGAGGGGCTGCAGTGACATGTGCTGCGAGAACGCCCGGCTCCAGAAAGAGAAGACCGATCTCAGTACCAAGCTCGAGCGCCTCACCCAGGCGCAGAACGCCGCCACGCCAAGCTCCTCCTCGGAGCCGCAACATGACACATTGACACTGCTACTGAATAAATTCAATCTTATCTTCCCGTTTTAG